From Pan paniscus chromosome 6, NHGRI_mPanPan1-v2.0_pri, whole genome shotgun sequence, one genomic window encodes:
- the LOC100981444 gene encoding taste receptor type 2 member 41, with the protein MQAALTAFFMLLFSLLSLLGIAANGFIVLVLGREWLRYGRLLPLDMILISLGASRFCLQLVGTVHNFYYSAQKVEYSGGLGRQFFHLHWHFLNSATFWFCSWLSVLFCVKIANITHPTFLWLKWRFPAWVPWLLLGSVLISFIITLLFFWVNYPAYQEFLIRKFSVNMTYKWNTRIETYYFPSLKLVIWSIPFSVFLVSIMLLINSLRRHTQRMQHNGHSLQDPSTQAHTRALKSLISFLILYALSFLSLIIDATKFISMQNDFYWPWQIAVYLCISIHPFILIFSNLKLRSVFSQLLLLARGFWVA; encoded by the coding sequence ATGCAAGCAGCACTGACGGCCTTCTTCATGTTGCTCTTTAGCCTGCTGAGTCTTCTGGGGATTGCAGCGAATGGCTTCATTGTGCTGGTGCTGGGCAGGGAGTGGCTGCGATATGGCAGGTTGCTGCCCTTGGATATGATCCTCATTAGCTTGGGTGCCTCCCGCTTCTGCCTGCAGTTGGTTGGGACGGTGCACAACTTCTACTACTCTGCCCAGAAGGTCGAGTACTCTGGGGGTCTCGGCCGACAGTTCTTCCATCTACACTGGCACTTCCTGAACTCAGCCACCTTCTGGTTTTGCAGCTGGCTCAGTGTCCTGTTCTGTGTGAAGATTGCTAACATCACACACCCCACCTTCCTGTGGCTGAAGTGGAGGTTCCCAGCATGGGTGCCCTGGCTCCTGTTGGGCTCTGTCCTGATCTCCTTCATCATAACCCTGCTGTTTTTTTGGGTGAACTACCCTGCATATCAagaatttttaattagaaaattttcTGTGAACATGACCTACAAGTGGAATACAAGGATAGAAACATACTATTTCCCATCCCTGAAACTGGTCATCTGGTcaattcctttttctgtttttctggtcTCAATTATGCTGTTAATTAATTCTCTGAGGAGGCATACTCAGAGAATGCAGCACAACGGCCACAGCCTGCAGGACCCCAGCACCCAGGCTCACACCAGAGCTCTGAAGTCCCTCATCTCCTTCCTCATTCTTTATGCTCTGTCCTTTCTGTCCCTGATCATTGATGCCACAAAATTTATCTCCATGCAGAACGACTTTTACTGGCCATGGCAAATTGCAGTCTACCTGTGCATATCTATCCATCCCTTCATCCTTATCTTCAGCAACCTCAAGCTTCGAAGCGTGTTCTCGCAGCTCCTGTTGTTGGCAAGGGGCTTCTGGGTGGCCTAG